The nucleotide window TTCCTCGCCGCCTGTCTGCTGGACATCATCCCGGACTACCTGTCCGATATCAGCACCGAGCTGCAGGCACGCAATGTCGCCgtgagtctctcacacacacacacacccactcaccacagacacacacacagagcagtgatagcctagcggttaaggaagtggccccgtaatcagaagattgccggttcaaatcccggtccaccaaggtgccactaaggtccccttgatgaaggtcccgtccccacacgctgctcatggtgcccactgctcaccaaggctgacggttaaatacagaggacacaattgtttcacaatgacaatcacttcactttctcacacacacacacacacacacacacacacacacacacaggatctaAAAAACATGATTTGCAGACCTGGACAAAAAAACCCAGAGATTATTCATCACCAGGAACCGGAAGTCATTTTCACGTAAAGCCGTATCCATGATCACACGATCACATGACCTGGTCAGGGGGATTTACGGCAGCCTCTGGAGACGGAACACAGAGACCGGGGCTCGAGTCTGAGTCATAACTCACGAACAGCGTCCATctcgtgcaaaaaaaaacaagaacctcCTTCATTCATAAAACTCTcgtttaatgtttaattcatttcagtttttccagCGTTGTTTTTTCCTCCCTGAGAATACGTGCGAGGCCACATGGTTTCGAATTAAGCAAGTTCACCTGTGCACAGAGTCCGAGCCGTTTAGGATTTGTGGATTTTATAGCTTTCTATAAAACGTATCTTGTGTCCAGATGGATATagtcaaatataataataataaaaattcatgGTTAAAGGAatgtaaaactaaaaaaaaaaatttcactaACATgacccaccccccccaccccccctacCCGGGCTCCATCCAAAACAGCAAAAATACAATatggtgtaaaaagtgtgtgtgtgtgtgtgtgtgtgtgtgtatatatgactATTATCAGCTTGGTCATCCAAGCAAGTAAAGGAATTTACATGATCATGTCCCTCTGAAGTGCGTGTTCTGATCGGTTTGGATAGTGATGTGCAGTATTACCTGCAGAACGTTCATCTCCGTTTCCTCTCGCTGCGACTAGGGTGATTTCCCCCTGGCGGAGTTCATCATGGCCATGGGCTTCTTCACCGTCCTCATCGTGGAGAGGCtggtgctgagctgcagtggaCGTAGGGATGAAGAGCGGGCGCCTCTCTTACCTGCCGGCCACGCCCACGGCCATGAGAACAGCTACAGGTCCATGGACCAGTTGGAGAGCAGCGGGCACAGCGGCCACCACGTCCACGTGGACCGACAGGCGCACTCGTCCTTCCGCTCCTTCAtgctcttcctctccctctcgctgCACTCCATTTTCGAGGGGCTCGCCATCGGCCTGCAGGACACTGACTCCAAGGTAGGCGGAGCCAGCGCCGACGTCTTGTTACCGTGGCGACATTTATGCGGGTTGAAGGagtgttttatttaaaccagaaggaaatgaactgtgtgtgtgtgtgtgtgtgtgtgtgtgtgtgtaggttctAGAGATCTGCATCGCCATCCTGGTCCATAAGAGCATCATTGTGTTCAGCCTATCGCTGAAGCTCGTTCAGAGCGCTGTCCCGCCTCTTTGGGTGGCGGCCTACATCTTGGTCTTCTCCATGATGTCACCTCTGGGCATCACCGTGGGCATCGCTGTCATGGAGGCCCAGCTGGCATCCGGCGCGCTGGTCCAGGCCGTGCTGGAGGGCCTGGCGGCAGGCACCTTCATCTACATCACCTTCCTGGAGATCCTGCCACACGAGCTGAACTCGTCCGACCAGCCGCTCCTCAAAGTTCTCTTCATCCTGCTGGGTTTCAGCATCATGGCCGGCCTCAGCTTCCTGGGCTGAGAGAGAAGGAACTGGACTTACCTTCACTTGGTTCTTCATGTTCCTGCTGCCAGAACTTCAAGAACCGTGGACGTTTGGGTTCCAGcccatattttttatttatttaacctcAGACCGAAGTTCTGCTGGTGCCAGATCACttttatcagttttattttttggaactCTCCCATCTTCACTCAGACTACAGAAGGTGGAAAGAGACTTTTGCTTTTCTGAAGGTCGCTGTTTTACTTGACAGTCATTTGTAATGATACGTTTTTTTATTGAAGGTGGGTTCCTTTTTTTATcgaaatgtataaatgtgtatcATATGTTCAAATGAAGTGTAAATTCCAGAGATTTGTGTAACATCACAGAGTCGGTCATCTTTCATTGTGTTGGTCTgactgttctcacacacacacacacacacacacacttacatacacatacaaacaccatCATAATGACTTCATATGAACAGACATCTTTTCATCTGGGATGAATGGAGCTGCATGAAGGGGGTGGGACAGTTGGACCCCGTCCAGCACCATCACACGCCCCAGTTCCTCGTCACTGAATTTGTCCCTTATGTGACCCTCGTGTGGGTCATTTATGAAGCAGAACACCTTCAGCTCCTCCGTCAGGAGCAGCTCTCAGGTCTGGCGCTAGGGGGTGCTGCTGACGAGATGGCGAACGGGCGGGGCTGTCTGCATGTCGCCTTGCATCAATATGCAACGTTATGATGGCCTTTTtaccggaggaggaggaattcCCGGACCAGaagaaatgcattgtgggaattaAACCTGTTTGGTCTTATTAGTTTGACATGTCTCCACAACATGACTCTTCATCCACATTATATTTACACTtccagcgtttaccagacgtccttatccagagcaacttacagtcagtagttacagggacagtcccccctggagacactcagggttaagtgtcctgctcagggacatgatggtagtaagtggggtttgaacctgggtcttctggttcataggcgagtgtctaaaaTTCACTCCTAATTCAGTTATTGAGAGAGCTCACACacggaacagtgtgtgtgtgtgtgtgaggtcactCAGACCAGCCCCTACCCTCCGCTGgatccccctctttctctcgtTCTTCGTTCCTCTcttcactgctgctgctgctgagctcctGTTGGTCTCTCTGGAGGTAAGAGCTGTCAGATTCTCGTTAATCCAGCGCCTGGTTCATTACAGTCAAGAGTTGAAATAATGGACGGATTTCAGAAGTGTGTCAGGATAAGAATTTATGGTTTATTCATCTGCATTTTCATAATCATTCAGTAGATTCATGAATTCATCTggaaaaatctgcatttttaatgGAAGTCGTGTGACGTTCTCCGGCAGGGAAGTGGAGAATAAAAGAAGCTGCGGAACCCTCAGAACGTTCACCCACGTCCGTCTCGTGTTCTCAGGATCCGGGTCATGGCTGCTGTAAGTCCCACGTTCGTGTTCCATGCTCGGCTGAAGCGGGTTATGAATGTGGGGGCGACGCCCAGTTCTGGGTCAAGTGCAGGGATGATGGGCCCATGGGAGCAGTTGCGTTCATGTCCTGtttatgaggtgtgtgtgtgtgtttccctcaGACCGGAACGTTCCGACTGATGTCAGAAGAGGAGCAGGCGCTGCGCTCCAAGCTGGAACACCTGACTGTTACCGACCACGGACCCGTCTTCGGCCCCTGCAGCAAACTGCCTGACCATACGGTGCAGaaggtacacacactcacacacacaacatgcacacacaaaacaacacgcacgcacacacacactcacacgcagtcacacactcacacacatgcagacacacacacacgcacactcacagacacacacatacacatacactcattcctgtgtgtgtgtgtgtgtgtgtgtgttccaggcgAAGGACGAGCTGA belongs to Denticeps clupeoides unplaced genomic scaffold, fDenClu1.1, whole genome shotgun sequence and includes:
- the LOC114781721 gene encoding zinc transporter ZIP1-like isoform X2 produces the protein MDFLLQVKIGALFGLLVLTLIFGSIPARLRWFRDTSGTETHRVVLSFISCFAGGVFLAACLLDIIPDYLSDISTELQGDFPLAEFIMAMGFFTVLIVERLVLSCSGRRDEERAPLLPAGHAHGHENSYRSMDQLESSGHSGHHVHVDRQAHSSFRSFMLFLSLSLHSIFEGLAIGLQDTDSKVLEICIAILVHKSIIVFSLSLKLVQSAVPPLWVAAYILVFSMMSPLGITVGIAVMEAQLASGALVQAVLEGLAAGTFIYITFLEILPHELNSSDQPLLKVLFILLGFSIMAGLSFLG
- the LOC114781721 gene encoding zinc transporter ZIP1-like isoform X1, with the translated sequence MDFLLQVKIGALFGLLVLTLIFGSIPARLRWFRDTSGTETHRVVLSFISCFAGGVFLAACLLDIIPDYLSDISTELQARNVAGDFPLAEFIMAMGFFTVLIVERLVLSCSGRRDEERAPLLPAGHAHGHENSYRSMDQLESSGHSGHHVHVDRQAHSSFRSFMLFLSLSLHSIFEGLAIGLQDTDSKVLEICIAILVHKSIIVFSLSLKLVQSAVPPLWVAAYILVFSMMSPLGITVGIAVMEAQLASGALVQAVLEGLAAGTFIYITFLEILPHELNSSDQPLLKVLFILLGFSIMAGLSFLG